The genomic DNA GGCGCTCGCCCGCGAGGCCGCCGACCGGACGACTGGCCTGCGTCCCTTTGACGTACAGCTGCTCGGGGCGCTGCGCATGCTCGCCGGGGACATCGTGGAAATGGCCACCGGTGAGGGCAAGACCCTGTCCGGGGCGATCGCGGCGGCCGGCTACGCCATCGGCGGCCGGCACGTCCACGTCATCACCATCAACGACTATCTGGCCAAGCGCGACGCGGAATGGATGGGCCCGCTGCTGGAGGCGCTCGGCCTGACCGTCGGCTGGATCACCGAAGATTCGACGGCCGAAGAACGCCGCGCCGCCTACGAGTGCGACGTCACCTATGCGTCGGTCAACGAGATCGGCTTCGATGTCCTGCGTGATCAGCTGGTCACCGATGTCGCCGACCTGGTGTCGCCCAATCCCGATGTCGCGCTCATCGACGAGGCCGACTCGGTGCTGGTCGACGAGGCGCTGGTGCCGTTGGTGCTGGCCGGCACCAGCCACCGAGAGCAGCCCCGCGTGGAGGTCATCCGCATGGTCGGCGACCTCGTCGCCGGAACGGATTTTGACACCGACGACGACAACCGCAACGTCCACCTCACCGAGGCCGGTGCCCGCAAGCTGGAGGCTCGCCTGGGCAATATCGACCTGTACTCGGAGGAGCACGTCGCCACCACGCTCACCGAGGTCAATGTGGCCCTGCACGCGCACGTGCTGCTGCAGCGCGACGTGCACTACATCGTCCGCGACGGAGCGGTCCACCTGATCAACGCGTCCCGCGGGCGTATCGCCTCACTTCAGCGCTGGCCGGACGGCCTGCAGGCCGCGGTGGAGGCCAAGGAGGGCATCGAGACCACCGAGACCGGCGAGGTGCTCGACACCATCACGGTGCAGGCGCTGATCAACCGCTATCCGACGGTGTGCGGCATGACCGGTACCGCGCTGGCCGCCGGCGAACAGCTGCGCCAGTTCTACAAGCTCGGCGTGTCGCCGATTCCGCCGAACATGCCCAACGTCCGCGAGGACGAGACGGACCGGGTGTACCTCACCGAGGCCGCCAAGAACCATGCCATCGTCGAGCACATCGCCGAGGTGCACGAAACGGGCCAGCCCGTGCTGGTCGGCACCCACGACGTGGCCGAGTCCGAAGACCTGCACCGCAGGCTGGTCAAGGCCGGCGTCCCCGCCGTCGTGCTCAACGCGAAGAACGACGCCGAGGAGGCGGCTGTGATCGCCGAGGCGGGCAAGCTCGGTTCGGTCACGGTGTCGACGCAGATGGCCGGTCGCGGCACCGACATCCGGCTGGGCGGATCCGATGTGGGTGACGACTCGGCCGAGAAGGAGAAGGTCGCCGACCTCGGTGGGCTGCACGTGGTCGGCACGGGCCGGCATCACACCGAACGCCTGGACAACCAGTTGCGCGGGCGGGCCGGACGTCAGGGCGACCCCGGCTCGACGGTGTTCTTCTCCAGCTGGGAGGACGAGGTGGTGGCCGCCCACCTCGACGACACCAAGCTGCCGGGAGAAACCGACGAGGACGGCCGGGTCGCCGCACCCAAGGCCGCCGGTCTGCTGGACCACGCGCAGCGGGTCGCCGAGGGCAGGCTGCTCGACGTGCACGCCAACACCTGGCGCTACAACCAGCTCATCGCCCAGCAGCGCGCGATCATCGTGGAGCGTCGTGAAACCCTGCTGCGCACCGATACCGCACGCCAGGAGCTCGAAGCTCGGTCACCGGAGCGGTATGCGAAGTTGGCCGAGGGGCTGGGTGAGGATGCCGAGGAGAGGCTGACCAAGATCTGCCGGTTGATCATGCTCTATCACCTCGACCGTGGTTGGTGCGACCACCTGGCGTTCCTCGCCGACATCCGCGAGAGCATCCACCTGCGGGCGTTGGGACGGCAGAACCCGCTCGACGAGTTCCACCGGATGGCCGTCGACGCGTTCGCCTCGCTGGCCGCCGACGCCATCGAGGCCGCCCAGCAGACCTTCGACACCGCAGAGGATATCGAGGACGAGCCGGGTATCGATCTGTCCAAGCTGGCGCGGCCGACATCGACGTGGACGTACATGGTCCACGACAACCCGCTCAACGACGACACCATGTCGGCGCTGAGCCTGCCGGGTGTGTTCCGCTAGGTTTTAGGCATGGACCACGCGCCTGCTCCGGAGGGCAGGAGCGCAGAGAGCCGGGCCGCACCATCTTCGTCGGATCGGGTGCTGAC from Mycobacterium sp. DL440 includes the following:
- the secA2 gene encoding accessory Sec system translocase SecA2 encodes the protein MPKTSSAKPGRLSSKFWKLLGASTERNEARSLSEVKGAAEFEDKAAKLDDEQLTKAAKLLELADLAASADMPQFLALAREAADRTTGLRPFDVQLLGALRMLAGDIVEMATGEGKTLSGAIAAAGYAIGGRHVHVITINDYLAKRDAEWMGPLLEALGLTVGWITEDSTAEERRAAYECDVTYASVNEIGFDVLRDQLVTDVADLVSPNPDVALIDEADSVLVDEALVPLVLAGTSHREQPRVEVIRMVGDLVAGTDFDTDDDNRNVHLTEAGARKLEARLGNIDLYSEEHVATTLTEVNVALHAHVLLQRDVHYIVRDGAVHLINASRGRIASLQRWPDGLQAAVEAKEGIETTETGEVLDTITVQALINRYPTVCGMTGTALAAGEQLRQFYKLGVSPIPPNMPNVREDETDRVYLTEAAKNHAIVEHIAEVHETGQPVLVGTHDVAESEDLHRRLVKAGVPAVVLNAKNDAEEAAVIAEAGKLGSVTVSTQMAGRGTDIRLGGSDVGDDSAEKEKVADLGGLHVVGTGRHHTERLDNQLRGRAGRQGDPGSTVFFSSWEDEVVAAHLDDTKLPGETDEDGRVAAPKAAGLLDHAQRVAEGRLLDVHANTWRYNQLIAQQRAIIVERRETLLRTDTARQELEARSPERYAKLAEGLGEDAEERLTKICRLIMLYHLDRGWCDHLAFLADIRESIHLRALGRQNPLDEFHRMAVDAFASLAADAIEAAQQTFDTAEDIEDEPGIDLSKLARPTSTWTYMVHDNPLNDDTMSALSLPGVFR